In the Malaclemys terrapin pileata isolate rMalTer1 chromosome 12, rMalTer1.hap1, whole genome shotgun sequence genome, one interval contains:
- the LOC128846795 gene encoding LOW QUALITY PROTEIN: ribonuclease-like (The sequence of the model RefSeq protein was modified relative to this genomic sequence to represent the inferred CDS: inserted 1 base in 1 codon), producing MAQRGHHLILLLVWLATWLTLARGETRYEKFLRQHVDYPKSSALDSRTYCNQMMQRRGMTSAVCKFTNTFVHASATTITTVCGSGGTPASGDLRDSKASFALTTCRLQGGSQTPPCNYNADTSTQRIRIACVGGSXVHYDKSI from the exons ATGGCCCAGAGGGGACACCACCTGATACTGCTGCTCGTCTGGCTGGCCACGTGGCTGACTCTAGCCAGGGGGGAGACGCGCTATGAGAAGTTCTTGAGGCAGCACGTCGATTACCCAAAGAGCAGTGCCCTGGACTCCAGGACCTACTGCAACCAGATGATGCAGCGCCGGGGCATGACCTCAGCGGTCTGCAAGTTCACCAACACCTTCGTCCATGCCAGTGCTACCACCATCACCACTgtctgcggctctggggggaccCCGGCGAGTGGGGACCTGCGAGACAGCAAAGCCTCCTTCGCCCTCACCACCTGCCGGCTGCAGGGGGGATCACAGACACCGCCCTGCAACTACAATGCAGACACCAGCACCCAACGCATCCGCATCGCCTGTGTGGGGGGGT TTGTGCACTACGACAAATCAATATAG